Proteins encoded together in one Dermacentor variabilis isolate Ectoservices chromosome 2, ASM5094787v1, whole genome shotgun sequence window:
- the LOC142572153 gene encoding modifier of protein aggregation 4, producing the protein MTRGNQRELARAKNAKKQQEMTKKKSANDKNGNRGLTLEERRHRDAEVMRMKQKKATETGQKD; encoded by the exons ATGACAC GTGGAAACCAGCGTGAACTTGCCCGCGCTAAGAACGCGAAGAAGCAGCAGGAGATGACGAAGAAGAAAAGTGCCAATGACAAAAACGGCAACAGAGGTCTAACCCTCGAAGAGCGTCGTCACAG GGATGCAGAAGTGATGCGTATGAAACAGAAAAAGGCAACAGAAACTGGACAAAAAGACTGA